A single Clostridium sp. AN503 DNA region contains:
- a CDS encoding sugar phosphate nucleotidyltransferase: MKDTTLVIMAAGIGSRFGGGIKQLAPIGPGGEIIMDYSIHDALEAGFNKIIFIIRKDLEKDFREIIGNRIEKVAHVEYAFQELSALPEGYSVPEGRKKPWGTGQAVLTIKGMVHEPFLVINADDYYGKEGFRKIHDYMVNEMDTESGVYDMCMGGFILENTLSENGAVTRGVCVVNPDGTLMDVTETYDIEWKGNGLYAADEQGNPVLVDPQQHVSMNMWGLPPAFLEELERGFPEFLDNIKDGDVKAEYLLPKIIDKLIKSGKATVRVLETRDKWFGVTYKEDKEAVVASIRRLIADGVYKERLYD, encoded by the coding sequence ATGAAAGATACCACATTAGTGATCATGGCAGCCGGGATCGGCAGCCGTTTTGGAGGCGGGATCAAGCAGCTGGCGCCGATAGGCCCTGGAGGTGAGATCATCATGGACTATTCGATCCATGACGCGTTAGAGGCAGGATTTAACAAGATCATTTTCATTATCCGCAAGGACTTAGAAAAGGATTTCCGGGAGATCATCGGCAACCGGATCGAGAAGGTGGCCCATGTGGAATATGCATTCCAGGAGCTTTCCGCGCTGCCGGAGGGCTACAGTGTGCCGGAGGGCCGCAAAAAGCCATGGGGTACCGGACAGGCGGTCCTGACCATCAAAGGCATGGTGCATGAGCCGTTCCTGGTGATCAATGCAGACGATTATTACGGCAAAGAGGGCTTTCGGAAGATCCATGACTATATGGTGAATGAGATGGACACGGAGTCCGGCGTGTATGATATGTGCATGGGCGGCTTTATCCTGGAGAATACTTTAAGCGAGAACGGCGCGGTGACCCGCGGCGTGTGTGTGGTGAACCCGGACGGCACCTTAATGGATGTGACGGAGACCTATGATATCGAGTGGAAGGGCAATGGCCTGTACGCAGCTGACGAGCAGGGCAATCCGGTGCTCGTGGACCCGCAGCAGCATGTGTCCATGAACATGTGGGGGCTTCCGCCGGCATTTTTGGAGGAGCTGGAGCGGGGCTTTCCGGAGTTTTTAGACAATATCAAGGATGGCGATGTGAAAGCGGAATATCTGCTTCCGAAGATCATCGATAAGCTGATCAAGAGCGGCAAGGCGACGGTAAGAGTACTGGAGACGCGCGATAAGTGGTTCGGCGTTACCTACAAGGAGGACAAGGAGGCTGTGGTGGCGTCCATCCGCAGGCTTATCGCCGACGGCGTGTATAAGGAGAGATTATATGACTAA
- the phnX gene encoding phosphonoacetaldehyde hydrolase gives MRWEAVIFDWAGTTVDYGCFAPVQTFIEVFREYGLEPTMEETRKPMGMLKWDHIKTMLGMERLHNEFVHVYGREPEDRDVDVMHDLFIGKLLKVLDRFAEPKDYVLETVERLRAAGIRIGSTTGYTDEMMAIVTREAKKAGYAPDCMFTPDSTGHMGRPYPYMIFRNMEALGISSVKAVMKVGDTVSDILEAKSAGVTAVGILEGSSEMGLSKAEWETLTDAEREEKAREVEARYREAGADHVIADIRGVLKLVGLDC, from the coding sequence ATGAGATGGGAAGCAGTGATCTTTGACTGGGCGGGTACGACGGTGGACTATGGTTGTTTTGCGCCGGTCCAGACATTTATAGAGGTTTTCCGGGAGTATGGGCTGGAACCGACCATGGAGGAGACCAGAAAACCTATGGGAATGCTGAAATGGGACCACATTAAGACCATGTTGGGAATGGAGCGGCTTCATAATGAGTTTGTACATGTTTATGGCCGGGAACCGGAGGACCGGGATGTGGACGTCATGCATGATTTGTTTATCGGTAAGCTCTTAAAGGTGCTGGACCGTTTTGCAGAGCCGAAGGATTACGTGCTGGAGACGGTGGAGCGCCTTCGGGCCGCGGGGATCAGGATCGGTTCCACCACGGGATACACCGACGAGATGATGGCGATCGTCACCAGGGAGGCAAAAAAGGCAGGATATGCGCCCGACTGTATGTTTACCCCGGATTCTACGGGCCATATGGGGCGTCCGTACCCTTACATGATATTCCGCAATATGGAGGCCCTGGGGATCTCCTCCGTCAAGGCGGTGATGAAGGTGGGGGATACAGTTTCCGATATCCTGGAGGCAAAGAGCGCAGGCGTGACGGCAGTGGGCATCCTGGAGGGAAGCTCCGAGATGGGGCTTTCTAAGGCGGAATGGGAGACGCTTACCGACGCAGAGCGGGAAGAAAAAGCCAGGGAGGTCGAGGCGCGCTACCGGGAAGCCGGCGCAGATCATGTGATCGCGGATATACGGGGAGTGCTGAAACTGGTTGGGCTGGACTGCTAA
- a CDS encoding 2-aminoethylphosphonate--pyruvate transaminase, with the protein MVQYKLLTPGPLTTTETVKKEMLVDHCTWDDDYKQITQWIRKNLLELAGADEKEYTVVLMQGSGTFGVESVLTSAVPEDGCLLIAANGSYGLRMGEIAAHAGISQMVYETEYDQIPDAGTVARILEENPQITHVSMVHSETTSGILNDIESVSRVVKAAGRTMIVDAMSSFGGMEIPVGEWGIDFIISSANKCIQGVPGFSFIICRRDALEACRGRARSLSLDLYDQWKCMEADGKWRYTSPTHVVLAFAQAIRELLAEGGIPARHDRYVKNNRILIDGLKKLGFRPYVGEMYQGPIITTFFYPEQKNYSFQEMYDYIKERGYAIYPGKVTDAETFRVGNIGEIYPEDMEKLCRILTDFLREREEI; encoded by the coding sequence ATGGTACAATATAAATTACTTACCCCTGGTCCCCTGACTACCACGGAGACCGTAAAAAAAGAGATGCTGGTGGATCACTGCACATGGGATGACGACTACAAACAGATCACCCAGTGGATACGGAAAAATCTTCTGGAGCTGGCCGGTGCAGATGAAAAGGAATACACGGTCGTTTTGATGCAGGGCAGCGGGACCTTCGGTGTGGAGTCTGTCCTGACCAGCGCTGTGCCGGAGGATGGCTGCCTTTTGATCGCAGCCAACGGTTCCTATGGGCTGCGCATGGGGGAGATTGCCGCCCATGCAGGGATCAGCCAGATGGTGTATGAGACAGAGTACGACCAGATCCCGGACGCAGGTACGGTTGCCCGGATCCTGGAGGAGAACCCGCAGATCACCCATGTTTCCATGGTGCACAGTGAGACTACTTCCGGCATTTTAAATGATATAGAGTCTGTGAGCCGGGTGGTAAAAGCCGCAGGCCGGACCATGATCGTGGACGCCATGTCAAGCTTCGGCGGCATGGAGATCCCGGTTGGAGAGTGGGGCATTGATTTTATCATCAGCAGTGCCAACAAGTGTATCCAGGGCGTGCCGGGATTTTCTTTCATCATTTGCAGGAGGGATGCGCTGGAGGCATGCCGCGGCAGGGCCAGAAGCCTGTCCCTGGATCTGTATGACCAGTGGAAGTGTATGGAAGCAGACGGAAAATGGCGCTATACCTCCCCGACCCACGTGGTCCTGGCTTTTGCCCAGGCGATCCGGGAGCTTTTAGCAGAGGGCGGTATCCCGGCGCGGCATGACCGGTATGTGAAAAATAACCGGATCCTGATCGACGGTTTAAAAAAGCTGGGCTTCCGGCCCTATGTAGGGGAAATGTATCAGGGACCGATCATCACCACATTTTTCTATCCGGAGCAGAAGAATTACAGTTTCCAGGAGATGTATGACTATATCAAGGAGCGGGGATACGCGATCTATCCGGGTAAGGTGACGGATGCAGAGACCTTCCGGGTGGGGAATATCGGAGAGATCTATCCGGAAGATATGGAGAAGCTTTGCAGGATACTTACTGATTTTTTAAGGGAAAGGGAGGAGATTTGA
- a CDS encoding extracellular solute-binding protein, producing the protein MKTFIRIAAAGMACALLAMTALTGCGKKEQEVVIYTNADDEAINAMKKALDGNGYEGKYILQSFGTSELGGKLLAEGTDIEADMVTMSSFYLDSAQETNNMFRNLSFETKPLAEYPAFYTPITAQEGAVIVNTEVLKDDGLPMPTCIKDLSDPVYAGNVSVTDIKSSSTAWLLMQALVSEYGEDGAEEVLAGIYKNAGDHIESSGSAPLKMVRAGEVAVGFGLRHQAVADKADGLPVDYADPTEGNFSLTESVAVVEKGDKTNPLAMEMAECIIKNGREDLLKTYPLPVYEGESGDSADQSAYPMIFPEKLTVQLLEKHQQISENAKAR; encoded by the coding sequence ATGAAAACTTTTATAAGAATTGCGGCAGCAGGCATGGCCTGTGCGCTGCTTGCCATGACAGCCCTGACCGGCTGCGGGAAAAAGGAGCAGGAGGTCGTGATCTACACGAATGCGGACGACGAGGCGATCAATGCCATGAAAAAAGCCCTGGACGGCAACGGCTACGAGGGAAAATACATCCTTCAGTCCTTTGGGACCTCGGAGCTGGGCGGCAAGCTTCTGGCGGAAGGGACCGATATCGAGGCGGATATGGTTACCATGAGCTCGTTCTACTTAGACAGCGCCCAGGAGACCAACAACATGTTCAGAAACCTGTCCTTTGAGACAAAACCGCTGGCAGAGTACCCGGCATTCTATACGCCGATCACGGCGCAGGAGGGAGCGGTCATCGTCAACACGGAGGTGCTCAAAGATGATGGACTGCCCATGCCAACATGCATCAAGGACTTGTCTGACCCGGTATACGCCGGCAATGTATCCGTGACGGATATAAAAAGCTCCTCCACGGCGTGGCTGCTGATGCAGGCGCTGGTAAGTGAATATGGAGAGGATGGGGCAGAAGAAGTCCTGGCCGGCATTTATAAAAATGCAGGAGACCATATTGAAAGCTCCGGCTCCGCGCCCTTAAAAATGGTCCGGGCAGGGGAAGTGGCGGTTGGTTTCGGACTGCGACATCAGGCGGTGGCGGACAAGGCGGACGGACTTCCTGTGGACTATGCAGACCCAACAGAGGGTAATTTCTCTTTGACAGAATCCGTGGCTGTGGTGGAAAAAGGGGATAAGACAAATCCGCTGGCGATGGAGATGGCGGAATGTATCATAAAGAACGGCAGGGAAGATTTACTAAAGACCTATCCTCTTCCGGTCTATGAGGGCGAGAGCGGCGATTCCGCCGATCAATCAGCTTATCCGATGATATTCCCTGAAAAGCTGACGGTACAGCTTTTAGAGAAGCATCAGCAGATTTCCGAGAATGCAAAGGCACGGTAA
- a CDS encoding ABC transporter permease subunit codes for MGKKKEPEIKGIFLAVTLLFFAFLILPICRLFYKSFENGGGITFRNYAEVLTGRGFAEAFGNSIWISVCCAVLATLLAFLLAYTIHYSNLPAGYKALIRRCAVIPMLLPTITYGFAIIYSFGRQGLITKLFGRQIFDLYGFYGLLLGYLIYTLPVSFLLVSNTMGYIDKKFSVVSRIMGDNPWQTLTGTVVRPLLGTLAASFVQCFFLCFTDYGIPASVGGQYEVAASVLYNEMLGSIPNFNRGSVVAVLMLIPSVLTIALLHYLEKYNIRYNKISVIEIRKNRLRDGLLGLGSALVLVLVLSVFAVIFLVPFVEEWPYRISFTLEHLENVLRDKSLLGVYKNSLAAALLTALFGSLTTYGAALATARSRMPDRAKRVIENISLITNTIPGMVIGIAYLLVFSGTSLQNTLTLIVVCNVIHYFSTPYLMMKNSLAKMNASWETTAMLMGDTWLKTIVRVVTPNAMATILEVFGYYFVNAMVTVSAVIFIAGARTMVITTKIKELQYYTKYNEIFVLSIFILITNLAAKTLFHRLAADRNKGSIRQKTCIRIKQNQEEIIL; via the coding sequence ATGGGGAAGAAAAAAGAACCAGAGATAAAAGGAATATTCCTGGCGGTCACCCTGCTGTTTTTTGCATTCCTGATCCTTCCGATCTGCCGGCTTTTTTATAAATCCTTTGAAAATGGCGGCGGCATTACCTTTAGGAATTACGCGGAGGTCCTGACTGGCAGAGGATTTGCGGAAGCCTTCGGCAATAGTATCTGGATCTCTGTATGCTGCGCCGTGCTGGCAACCCTGCTTGCATTCCTGCTTGCCTATACGATCCACTACAGCAATCTTCCGGCAGGATATAAGGCCCTGATCCGCAGGTGTGCGGTGATACCTATGCTGCTGCCTACCATAACCTATGGCTTTGCCATCATCTATTCCTTTGGCAGGCAGGGGCTGATCACAAAGCTGTTCGGACGGCAGATATTCGATCTGTATGGCTTTTACGGGCTTCTGCTGGGATATTTGATCTACACTCTGCCGGTGTCTTTCCTGTTGGTGTCCAATACGATGGGATATATCGACAAGAAATTCTCTGTCGTTTCGCGGATCATGGGAGACAATCCGTGGCAGACCCTTACAGGAACTGTAGTGCGCCCTCTGCTGGGAACTCTGGCGGCATCCTTTGTGCAGTGCTTTTTCCTCTGTTTTACCGATTATGGCATCCCGGCGTCGGTGGGAGGCCAGTACGAGGTGGCAGCGTCCGTGCTTTACAATGAGATGTTGGGCAGTATCCCCAACTTCAACCGGGGATCCGTGGTGGCGGTGCTGATGCTGATCCCGTCGGTACTGACCATAGCGCTGCTGCATTACCTGGAAAAGTACAATATCCGGTATAATAAGATCTCTGTCATAGAAATACGGAAAAACCGCCTGCGCGACGGGCTGCTGGGCCTGGGAAGCGCGCTGGTGCTTGTGTTGGTGCTGTCGGTGTTTGCTGTTATTTTCCTGGTACCGTTTGTGGAAGAGTGGCCTTATCGGATCAGCTTCACACTGGAGCATTTAGAGAACGTGCTGCGGGATAAAAGCCTGCTGGGAGTATATAAAAACTCTTTGGCGGCAGCGCTTTTAACAGCTCTCTTCGGTTCGCTCACCACCTACGGGGCGGCTCTTGCCACGGCGCGGAGCCGCATGCCGGACCGTGCAAAAAGGGTGATTGAAAATATCTCCCTGATCACCAACACTATTCCGGGCATGGTGATCGGTATTGCATACTTGCTGGTATTTTCCGGGACTTCCCTGCAAAATACGCTGACGCTGATCGTGGTCTGCAATGTCATCCATTATTTTTCCACGCCATATCTGATGATGAAGAATTCCCTGGCAAAGATGAACGCGTCATGGGAGACAACGGCGATGCTGATGGGAGATACCTGGCTTAAGACCATTGTACGCGTGGTGACGCCCAATGCAATGGCGACGATCCTGGAGGTATTTGGCTATTATTTTGTCAATGCCATGGTAACAGTCAGCGCGGTGATCTTCATCGCCGGGGCGCGGACCATGGTGATCACAACTAAGATCAAGGAATTGCAGTATTATACGAAGTATAATGAAATTTTTGTTCTGTCTATTTTTATCCTTATAACGAACCTGGCGGCAAAGACCCTGTTCCACCGTCTGGCAGCAGACCGGAACAAGGGGAGCATCAGACAGAAGACCTGTATCAGAATAAAACAGAATCAGGAGGAGATCATCCTATGA
- a CDS encoding ABC transporter ATP-binding protein codes for MLEIRNLKKSYDGNTILHDINLNIEEGEIVSILGPSGCGKTTLLNLILGLTDADEGAILFDGRDLTAMPMEQRGFNIVFQDYALFPNLNVYQNVTYGLKNNPKISTSQEVEELIDLLGLREHLHKRIEQLSGGQKQRVALARTMVMKPKILLLDEPLSALDGVIKESIKEKIRQIARDYRLTTIIVTHDPEEALTLSDKVLIVNEGQISQYGKPEEIIETPQNDFVKEFILNQLVIKRNHIFTLFKQGTAPRLEVRVG; via the coding sequence ATGCTGGAAATCAGAAATTTAAAAAAATCATATGATGGAAATACGATTCTGCACGACATTAACCTGAATATTGAGGAGGGAGAGATCGTCTCCATCCTGGGACCTTCCGGGTGCGGGAAAACGACGCTTTTAAACCTGATCCTGGGACTGACTGATGCAGATGAAGGGGCTATTTTATTTGACGGCAGGGATTTAACGGCCATGCCCATGGAACAGCGGGGATTTAACATCGTATTCCAGGATTACGCTCTGTTCCCCAATCTGAACGTCTATCAGAATGTTACATACGGGCTTAAAAACAATCCAAAGATCTCTACATCCCAGGAGGTGGAGGAGCTGATCGACCTGCTGGGGCTGCGGGAGCATCTTCACAAGAGGATCGAACAGCTTTCCGGCGGACAAAAACAGAGAGTGGCATTGGCAAGGACCATGGTGATGAAGCCCAAGATCCTGCTGCTGGACGAGCCGCTGAGTGCGCTCGACGGCGTGATCAAAGAGTCGATCAAAGAAAAGATCCGCCAGATCGCCAGGGACTATCGCCTGACAACGATCATTGTCACCCATGACCCGGAGGAGGCCCTGACGCTGTCGGATAAAGTGCTGATCGTAAATGAGGGGCAGATCTCCCAGTACGGAAAGCCGGAGGAGATCATCGAGACGCCCCAAAATGACTTTGTGAAAGAATTTATTTTAAACCAGCTTGTCATCAAAAGGAATCATATCTTCACCCTGTTTAAACAGGGTACAGCGCCCCGGCTGGAAGTGCGGGTGGGGTAA
- a CDS encoding GGDEF domain-containing phosphodiesterase produces MSIFRKKSAPLEEQPADKSLAEEQRSRNAVYEEKKESDSRICYRHLDAQFQLGNEGVVLKLYIENFKRMNELFGYEYCEELLENILGYLEEMTGCTVYRYVGVEFIIILKDYSQGDSVRLAEKLIRRFDHGWKIQDMDCLCSVQIGLCSYPGYADNAGDMIKCLDLAISSAAESGSNQYVMYDKQLHTQFLRRQAIARYLNTALDNDEIEVRYRLTYDTRADKFTRAEIYLRIYVKGIGMVGSAEFLPVAEDTGQIRAVEFYVLNKAAAMIAGLIKAGKEFESVAVPVSPALFLQEGFLDEISRLIETYEIPAGKMAIEIDEYAMSTAYMNIAVLMQELSEMGVEVILNNFGSGYSGISRIFELPVDTLKFERMFIWQLEANPESEAVIEGLVHIAQKMGRRLIAEGVETDRQLDALERFGCELQQGFYYAPTIPEELLPELIDTSMEESRIALEREKEKLKR; encoded by the coding sequence ATGAGTATATTTCGCAAAAAGAGCGCGCCGTTAGAAGAGCAGCCTGCGGATAAATCATTGGCGGAAGAACAGAGGTCAAGAAACGCTGTCTATGAAGAGAAAAAAGAGAGCGACAGCCGGATCTGCTACCGCCATTTAGATGCGCAGTTCCAGCTGGGAAATGAGGGCGTTGTTCTGAAGCTGTATATTGAGAACTTCAAACGCATGAATGAGCTGTTTGGATATGAATATTGTGAGGAGCTGCTGGAGAATATCCTCGGATATCTGGAGGAGATGACGGGCTGTACCGTGTACCGTTATGTGGGTGTGGAGTTTATAATTATCCTGAAGGATTACAGCCAGGGAGATTCAGTCAGGCTTGCAGAGAAGCTGATCCGGCGGTTTGACCATGGCTGGAAGATACAGGATATGGACTGTCTCTGTTCGGTGCAGATCGGGCTTTGCTCCTATCCGGGATATGCGGACAATGCCGGGGATATGATAAAGTGCCTGGACCTTGCCATATCCAGTGCGGCAGAGTCGGGCAGCAACCAGTATGTCATGTATGACAAACAGCTGCACACCCAGTTTCTGCGGCGTCAGGCGATCGCGCGTTATCTGAATACAGCCCTTGACAATGATGAGATCGAGGTACGCTACCGTCTGACCTATGACACCAGGGCAGATAAATTCACACGGGCGGAGATCTATCTGCGCATTTATGTAAAAGGCATAGGCATGGTCGGAAGCGCGGAGTTCCTTCCGGTGGCGGAGGATACGGGACAGATCCGTGCGGTAGAGTTTTATGTGCTGAATAAAGCGGCGGCTATGATCGCCGGGCTTATAAAGGCGGGTAAGGAATTTGAGTCGGTCGCGGTGCCTGTTTCACCGGCCCTGTTCTTACAGGAGGGCTTTCTGGACGAGATATCCCGTCTGATAGAGACCTATGAGATCCCCGCAGGTAAGATGGCGATTGAGATTGACGAATACGCTATGAGCACAGCGTATATGAATATAGCCGTGCTTATGCAGGAGCTGTCTGAGATGGGGGTGGAGGTGATCCTGAACAATTTTGGTTCCGGTTATTCCGGTATCAGCCGGATCTTCGAGCTTCCTGTAGATACCCTTAAATTTGAGCGGATGTTCATCTGGCAGCTGGAGGCGAACCCGGAATCGGAAGCAGTCATTGAAGGTTTGGTACATATTGCCCAGAAGATGGGCAGACGTCTGATCGCGGAAGGGGTGGAGACTGACAGGCAGTTAGATGCCCTGGAGCGGTTTGGCTGTGAGCTTCAGCAGGGATTTTACTATGCGCCTACCATTCCGGAAGAACTGCTGCCGGAGCTGATCGATACCTCCATGGAAGAATCAAGGATCGCGCTGGAGCGTGAAAAAGAAAAATTAAAACGGTAG
- a CDS encoding collagen-like protein, which yields MIDAGDANFAVLDFEIPRGATGATGATGAAGATGATGATGATGATGAAGATGPAGATGATGAAGATGATGAAGATGAAGATGATGPAGATGATGAAGATGAAGATGATGPAGAAGATGATGATGAAGATGATGVTGPTGPEGPQGPEGLQGPEGLQGPEGLQGPEGPQGPEGPQGPEGLQGPEGLQGPEGPEGPQGRSATIRVGAVITGEPGTPAEVINVGTEEDAVFEFVIPRGEPGGGGGTLDVLATTDTSRQSPPAGGALYYGNNPLIAGSAITHQAGSTDVIITQPGVYQATFHSSVSVNPGTAIPAQLRLHLNLDGVQVAGGVASTIFTSSSEQANLSFSVPFLVTNVPATLQVVVDEDGFTFDEIAFTVIRLGDNTGVRISG from the coding sequence GTGATAGATGCGGGTGATGCTAATTTTGCTGTTCTGGACTTTGAAATACCGCGTGGAGCCACCGGAGCCACCGGAGCCACCGGAGCCGCCGGAGCTACCGGAGCCACCGGAGCTACAGGAGCCACCGGAGCTACAGGAGCCGCGGGAGCCACGGGACCTGCCGGAGCCACCGGAGCCACAGGAGCCGCTGGGGCTACAGGAGCTACAGGAGCTGCCGGAGCCACCGGAGCCGCCGGAGCTACGGGAGCCACGGGACCTGCCGGAGCCACCGGAGCCACAGGAGCTGCCGGAGCCACCGGAGCCGCCGGAGCTACGGGAGCCACGGGGCCTGCCGGAGCCGCCGGAGCCACCGGAGCTACAGGAGCTACAGGAGCCGCGGGAGCCACAGGAGCCACCGGCGTTACCGGCCCTACCGGCCCGGAAGGCCCACAGGGCCCGGAAGGATTGCAGGGCCCAGAAGGACTACAGGGTCCGGAAGGACTACAGGGTCCGGAAGGTCCACAGGGTCCGGAAGGTCCACAGGGTCCAGAAGGACTGCAGGGTCCGGAAGGGCTGCAGGGCCCAGAAGGTCCGGAAGGTCCGCAGGGAAGATCGGCAACGATCCGTGTTGGTGCGGTGATAACAGGTGAACCGGGGACACCGGCGGAAGTGATAAACGTTGGTACAGAAGAAGATGCTGTGTTTGAGTTTGTTATACCGCGTGGTGAACCGGGCGGTGGCGGCGGTACGTTGGATGTATTGGCAACAACAGATACTTCAAGACAGTCGCCTCCGGCAGGCGGAGCGCTCTATTATGGCAACAATCCGTTGATAGCCGGCAGCGCCATCACTCACCAGGCAGGATCGACAGATGTTATCATCACTCAGCCCGGGGTGTATCAGGCTACGTTCCACAGCTCCGTATCGGTCAATCCAGGCACGGCTATTCCGGCACAGTTAAGACTTCATCTGAACCTGGATGGAGTACAGGTGGCAGGTGGTGTGGCCAGTACGATCTTCACATCATCTTCGGAACAGGCGAACTTGTCATTCAGCGTTCCGTTCCTTGTGACTAATGTACCGGCAACACTCCAGGTAGTTGTGGACGAAGATGGTTTTACCTTTGATGAGATCGCATTTACTGTTATCCGGCTGGGCGATAATACCGGTGTCAGGATCAGCGGCTAA
- a CDS encoding collagen-like protein: MRWITIAIIIQSFVKFRSMVAATEVTVAGSDGPMGPMGPMGPMGPQGCPGMEGPAGPTGATGATGSTGLTGATGPTGATGVTGATGPTGATGVTGATGPASSTSTANCACKEQMRNIIQQIITLYPNNDLFITLESGDAVVGRPGLLTLGPNGRAGVFEVINSQSLGQYLSVCSIDTIQINNATYNDAITYLPGPVPAPTDCCADCEITIRSLLPVGTDANIITNTQTPSTGTVIRNEYGMIVLANEAVTNITFVSTCNIDLFYR; this comes from the coding sequence ATGCGATGGATTACAATTGCTATAATAATACAGAGTTTCGTGAAATTCCGGAGTATGGTGGCTGCAACAGAAGTTACTGTTGCTGGCAGTGATGGGCCAATGGGGCCGATGGGACCAATGGGGCCAATGGGGCCACAGGGGTGTCCGGGAATGGAGGGCCCTGCCGGGCCGACAGGGGCTACAGGGGCAACTGGTTCCACCGGACTTACGGGAGCAACAGGCCCGACGGGAGCAACCGGTGTCACGGGAGCAACAGGCCCGACGGGAGCAACCGGTGTTACAGGGGCGACTGGACCTGCCAGCAGTACGAGTACTGCTAATTGCGCCTGTAAAGAACAAATGAGAAATATAATACAGCAAATTATTACGTTATACCCCAATAATGATCTATTTATCACTTTGGAGAGTGGAGATGCAGTTGTTGGCCGTCCGGGACTTTTGACATTAGGCCCCAATGGACGTGCTGGAGTATTTGAGGTGATAAATTCTCAGAGTTTAGGGCAGTATTTGTCTGTATGTAGTATCGATACAATTCAAATAAACAATGCAACATATAATGATGCAATTACCTATTTGCCAGGACCGGTCCCTGCTCCGACAGATTGCTGCGCTGATTGCGAAATAACGATTCGTTCTCTTTTACCTGTCGGAACGGATGCGAATATAATAACAAATACTCAAACCCCATCAACGGGAACGGTCATAAGGAATGAATACGGTATGATCGTGCTTGCGAATGAAGCTGTTACCAATATAACCTTTGTTTCAACCTGCAACATAGATCTGTTTTACAGATAA
- a CDS encoding glycosyltransferase family 2 protein produces MITISLCMIVKNEEPVIARILEQMKDIADEMIIVDTGSVDQTKEIAKKYTDQVFEYPWKQDFAAARNFACSKSTMDYWMWLDADDVLPEPEQKKLLRLKEELDPDTDVVMMKYQTGFDQSGNVSFSYYRERLLKNGRGFYWEGKVHEAVTPRGKILYSPISIEHRKLGSGDPDRNLNIYENMLENGERLGARHLFYYARELYYHQKYEKAVEVFGAFLEDRDGWVENKIEACIQMASCFEHMEKENERLKALFASFVFDIPRAEVCCEIGRAMMDRKDYRQAVFWYQQALLKEAHEDSGAFIQWDCYGYLPAIQLCVCYDRMGDFEKALEYHKKSMEYKPDSPEVKWNKTYFAKRSAHLEEPDVR; encoded by the coding sequence ATGATTACGATCAGTCTGTGTATGATTGTCAAAAATGAGGAACCTGTCATTGCACGTATTTTGGAGCAGATGAAAGACATTGCAGATGAAATGATCATTGTAGATACAGGATCAGTAGACCAAACAAAAGAAATAGCAAAAAAATATACAGATCAGGTATTTGAGTATCCATGGAAGCAGGATTTTGCCGCGGCTAGAAACTTTGCATGTTCCAAAAGCACTATGGATTATTGGATGTGGCTGGATGCAGATGATGTTTTACCGGAACCGGAACAGAAAAAATTGCTGCGTCTGAAAGAAGAGCTTGATCCTGATACGGATGTGGTGATGATGAAATATCAGACCGGGTTTGATCAGAGCGGAAATGTATCATTTTCTTACTACCGGGAACGGTTATTGAAAAATGGACGCGGTTTTTACTGGGAGGGTAAGGTGCATGAAGCTGTGACGCCCCGGGGAAAGATCCTGTATTCCCCAATCTCTATTGAACATCGGAAATTGGGGAGTGGGGATCCGGACAGGAATCTGAATATCTATGAAAACATGCTGGAGAACGGGGAACGTTTGGGCGCAAGGCATCTGTTTTATTATGCAAGGGAATTGTATTACCATCAAAAATATGAGAAGGCAGTTGAGGTATTTGGAGCATTTTTAGAAGACAGGGACGGATGGGTTGAGAATAAGATAGAGGCATGTATACAGATGGCTTCCTGTTTTGAGCACATGGAAAAGGAAAATGAGCGTCTTAAAGCATTGTTTGCCAGCTTTGTCTTTGATATTCCGCGGGCGGAGGTCTGCTGTGAGATCGGCAGGGCCATGATGGACCGGAAAGATTACCGACAGGCTGTTTTCTGGTATCAGCAGGCGCTCCTTAAGGAGGCGCATGAGGATTCGGGAGCATTTATCCAATGGGACTGTTATGGTTACCTTCCGGCAATACAGCTATGTGTCTGCTATGACCGGATGGGGGATTTTGAGAAAGCGCTGGAATACCATAAAAAATCTATGGAATACAAGCCTGATTCACCGGAAGTCAAATGGAATAAAACGTATTTTGCAAAACGTTCTGCACATTTGGAGGAACCGGACGTCCGGTAA